A single region of the Bacillus cereus genome encodes:
- a CDS encoding manganese efflux pump MntP family protein yields MTLEQLIPLIIMAFALGMDAFSVSLGMGMVTLKLRQILYIGMTIGIFHIIMPFIGMVLGRFLSEKYGDVANFAGAILLIGLGFYIVYSSILEGEETRTAPIGISLFVFAFGVSIDSFSVGLSLGIYGAQTIITILLFGFVSMLLAWVGLLIGRHAKGMLGTYGEIVGGIILVGFGLYILFPI; encoded by the coding sequence ATGACACTTGAACAGCTAATACCTTTAATAATTATGGCATTCGCCCTAGGGATGGATGCATTTTCAGTGAGCCTCGGTATGGGGATGGTAACATTAAAGTTAAGACAAATCCTTTATATCGGTATGACGATTGGGATATTTCATATTATTATGCCGTTTATCGGAATGGTACTAGGACGTTTTCTATCAGAGAAGTATGGGGATGTCGCGAATTTTGCAGGAGCTATTTTATTAATTGGGCTAGGGTTCTATATTGTATATTCGTCTATTTTAGAAGGTGAAGAGACTAGAACTGCTCCAATTGGAATTAGTTTATTTGTATTTGCATTTGGTGTCAGTATAGATAGTTTTTCAGTAGGTCTTAGTCTTGGAATTTATGGGGCGCAGACGATTATTACGATATTACTGTTTGGATTTGTAAGCATGTTATTAGCATGGGTTGGCTTATTAATTGGTAGACATGCGAAAGGTATGCTTGGTACATATGGTGAAATAGTAGGTGGTATCATTCTGGTTGGATTTGGATTATATATCCTTTTTCCTATATAA
- the spoIIR gene encoding stage II sporulation protein R, which produces MKKQVIAYFLLLLIGAQLLVQFGYMKADAKGPAVIPKEAVRLRILANSDSDKDQALKRKVRDEVKAQIDGWVADLTSFEEARKVIQNHIPEIEKTVANTLKGEGSKENFQVKFGKNVKFPTKVYGNFIYPAGEYEAVLITIGKGEGANWWCVLFPPMCFLDFSSGTAVRKEEHVVKAESPEEEQVKQSDEEVVDVPEKKEDKVKETKVVKPEKAEKVTAPEKKVVKNETQVEEQPVKKVETKTVEKVEKPVEKKQEKQNEYVKVEEEEEKPEVKLFIVEAFTSLFSK; this is translated from the coding sequence ATGAAAAAACAAGTTATTGCTTATTTTCTTTTATTATTAATTGGTGCACAGTTACTTGTGCAGTTTGGATATATGAAAGCTGATGCAAAAGGGCCTGCTGTTATTCCGAAAGAGGCCGTTCGATTACGTATTTTAGCTAATAGTGATTCTGATAAAGATCAGGCATTAAAACGTAAAGTGCGTGATGAAGTGAAAGCGCAAATTGATGGATGGGTAGCGGATTTAACGTCATTTGAAGAAGCTCGAAAAGTAATTCAAAATCATATTCCTGAAATTGAAAAGACAGTAGCGAATACGCTGAAAGGGGAAGGGAGTAAAGAGAATTTCCAAGTGAAATTTGGTAAGAATGTGAAGTTTCCTACAAAGGTATATGGGAATTTTATTTACCCAGCGGGAGAATATGAAGCGGTACTTATTACAATTGGAAAAGGTGAAGGTGCAAACTGGTGGTGTGTATTATTTCCACCGATGTGTTTCTTAGATTTTTCGAGTGGTACAGCTGTAAGGAAAGAAGAACATGTTGTGAAAGCTGAATCTCCTGAAGAAGAGCAGGTGAAACAATCAGATGAGGAAGTAGTGGATGTACCGGAGAAGAAAGAGGATAAGGTGAAAGAAACGAAAGTAGTAAAGCCGGAAAAAGCTGAAAAAGTAACAGCACCTGAGAAGAAAGTAGTGAAAAATGAAACGCAAGTAGAAGAACAGCCTGTAAAAAAAGTAGAAACAAAAACTGTGGAAAAAGTGGAGAAACCTGTGGAGAAAAAACAAGAAAAGCAAAATGAGTATGTAAAAGTAGAAGAGGAAGAAGAAAAACCAGAGGTTAAATTATTTATCGTCGAAGCTTTTACATCTTTATTCTCTAAGTAG
- the rho gene encoding transcription termination factor Rho, producing MNLSIAALENMKLKELYELAKEFKISYYSKLTKKELIFSILKARAEKEGFFFMEGVLEIIQSEGFGFLRPINYSPSSEDIYISASQIRRFDLRNGDKVSGKVRPPKENERYFGLLQVEAVNGDDPDSAKERVHFPALTPLYPDRQMKLETETKKLPTRIMDLIAPVGFGQRGLIVAPPKAGKTSLLKEIAHSVTTNHPEAELIVLLIDERPEEVTDIERSVKGDVVSSTFDEVPENHIKVAELVLERAMRLVEHKKDVVILMDSITRLARAYNLVIPPSGRTLSGGIDPAAFHRPKRFFGAARNIEEGGSLTILATALVDTGSRMDDVIYEEFKGTGNMELHLDRSLAERRIFPAIDIRRSGTRKEDLLIPKEHLDKLWGIRKTMRDTPDFVESFLRKLRQTKTNEEFLQNIVADSKRYVTTK from the coding sequence ATGAATTTGTCAATTGCAGCATTAGAAAACATGAAATTAAAAGAGTTATATGAGCTTGCGAAAGAATTTAAGATTTCGTATTACAGCAAGTTAACGAAAAAAGAGTTAATCTTTTCTATTTTGAAAGCTCGAGCAGAAAAAGAAGGTTTCTTTTTCATGGAAGGTGTATTAGAAATTATTCAATCAGAAGGATTTGGATTCCTACGTCCTATCAACTATTCTCCAAGCTCAGAAGATATTTATATCTCAGCTTCGCAAATTCGTCGTTTCGATTTACGTAATGGAGACAAAGTTTCTGGTAAAGTACGACCTCCGAAAGAAAATGAACGCTATTTTGGATTATTACAAGTTGAAGCTGTAAACGGAGATGATCCAGATTCAGCAAAAGAGCGTGTGCATTTCCCTGCATTAACACCATTATACCCAGATCGCCAAATGAAGTTGGAAACGGAAACGAAAAAGTTACCGACACGCATCATGGATTTAATCGCACCAGTTGGATTTGGACAACGTGGTTTAATTGTTGCGCCTCCAAAGGCTGGTAAAACAAGTCTGTTAAAAGAAATTGCACACAGTGTCACAACAAATCATCCGGAAGCGGAATTAATTGTACTTTTAATTGATGAGCGTCCAGAGGAAGTAACAGATATTGAACGTTCTGTTAAAGGTGACGTTGTAAGCTCTACTTTTGATGAAGTACCAGAAAATCATATTAAAGTAGCCGAGCTTGTATTAGAGCGTGCAATGCGTCTTGTGGAACATAAAAAAGACGTTGTCATTTTAATGGATAGTATTACCCGTTTAGCGCGTGCCTACAACCTTGTTATTCCGCCAAGTGGTAGAACATTATCGGGTGGTATCGATCCGGCTGCCTTCCATAGACCGAAGCGCTTCTTCGGAGCTGCGCGTAATATTGAAGAAGGCGGTAGCTTAACAATTTTAGCAACAGCCCTTGTTGATACAGGGTCTCGTATGGACGATGTAATTTACGAGGAGTTTAAAGGAACTGGAAATATGGAACTTCACTTAGATCGCTCATTAGCTGAGCGTCGTATCTTCCCAGCGATTGATATTCGTCGCTCTGGTACGCGTAAAGAAGACCTATTAATTCCAAAAGAACATTTAGACAAACTATGGGGTATTCGTAAAACGATGCGTGATACGCCAGACTTTGTTGAAAGTTTCTTACGTAAACTTCGTCAAACAAAGACAAATGAAGAATTTTTACAAAACATTGTTGCAGACTCAAAAAGGTATGTAACAACTAAGTAA
- a CDS encoding winged helix-turn-helix transcriptional regulator, translating to MARFSYQDKSISEEVQQEICPLTVTQNAIAGRWKIVILWHLSKNKIIRFNELLRMLPGISKGILTRQLRELEEDELVHREVYKVVPPKVEYSLTEQGKKFIPVLEAMQVWGKDLLNKKIEMYEKHED from the coding sequence GTGGCACGTTTTAGTTATCAAGATAAATCGATTTCTGAAGAAGTACAGCAAGAAATTTGTCCATTAACAGTTACCCAAAATGCAATTGCAGGCAGATGGAAAATCGTGATTTTGTGGCATTTAAGTAAAAATAAAATCATTAGGTTTAATGAATTATTGAGGATGTTACCGGGTATCTCAAAAGGAATCTTAACTAGACAATTAAGAGAACTTGAAGAGGATGAGCTAGTACACAGAGAAGTTTATAAAGTTGTACCACCAAAAGTAGAATATTCATTAACAGAGCAAGGAAAAAAGTTTATACCTGTATTAGAAGCAATGCAAGTTTGGGGTAAAGATTTACTAAATAAAAAAATAGAGATGTATGAAAAACATGAGGACTAA
- a CDS encoding SDR family oxidoreductase, translated as MKVLVTGANGNLGSKIVEYLLTRLSIEEIIVGVRDDKSEKALRYKEQGLEVRVTDFENQETLFSAFKDVDRLFIMSTFGDFNTAIRQHTNAVEAAKATGVKQIIYPSVTRAEGNDFFLAGMHRAREVAIIESGIPYVILRNNWYVENELGTIQSCMAGAPWITSAGKGKIGWVYRPDLAEAAANILVADGHKNKIYELSGENLTQKQFVDTLSEVLGKEVPLLEVDDSSYEEMLKGAGVPEAYLSMLAMTQKGVREGGLESTHTDLDFLLKRQATPLKQALTHLLVNTR; from the coding sequence ATGAAAGTTTTAGTAACAGGTGCAAACGGAAATTTAGGTTCTAAAATTGTTGAGTATTTACTTACTAGATTATCAATTGAAGAAATAATTGTTGGTGTCCGTGATGACAAGTCTGAAAAGGCACTTAGGTATAAGGAGCAAGGCTTAGAAGTACGTGTAACGGATTTTGAAAATCAAGAAACCTTGTTTTCAGCATTCAAAGATGTTGATCGTTTATTCATCATGTCAACATTTGGTGACTTTAATACAGCTATACGTCAGCATACAAATGCAGTAGAAGCTGCCAAAGCAACAGGTGTAAAGCAAATTATTTATCCAAGTGTTACAAGAGCAGAAGGAAATGACTTCTTCTTAGCAGGCATGCATAGAGCACGTGAAGTAGCAATTATTGAGTCAGGTATTCCTTATGTGATTCTGCGTAACAACTGGTATGTAGAAAATGAACTTGGGACAATTCAAAGCTGTATGGCTGGTGCACCTTGGATAACTTCTGCAGGTAAAGGGAAAATCGGTTGGGTATATCGCCCAGATTTAGCTGAAGCAGCAGCGAATATTTTGGTAGCTGATGGTCACAAAAATAAAATTTATGAGCTTTCTGGTGAAAATTTAACACAAAAGCAATTTGTTGATACATTAAGTGAAGTATTAGGAAAAGAAGTTCCTTTATTAGAAGTAGATGATTCTTCTTATGAAGAAATGTTAAAAGGTGCTGGAGTACCTGAAGCCTACTTATCAATGTTAGCAATGACTCAAAAAGGGGTTCGTGAAGGCGGATTAGAATCAACACATACCGATTTAGATTTCTTATTAAAACGTCAGGCTACACCATTAAAACAAGCATTAACACATTTATTAGTAAATACAAGATAG
- a CDS encoding DUF3935 domain-containing protein, with translation MTRLKQVFGIIISFFVFWFSMLGVQMFAEFLDIESLKFVAGKTEAARAFYSPYPFLIVFLITLLSLYFLVIKLGKPKKEKLPALEEKNEELQ, from the coding sequence ATGACGAGATTGAAGCAAGTTTTTGGTATTATTATTAGTTTTTTCGTTTTTTGGTTTAGTATGCTCGGTGTACAAATGTTTGCTGAGTTTTTAGATATTGAGTCATTGAAGTTTGTTGCAGGAAAGACGGAGGCAGCGCGTGCTTTTTATTCTCCATACCCGTTTCTAATTGTTTTTCTTATTACACTGCTTTCCCTATACTTCTTAGTAATTAAGCTTGGGAAACCGAAAAAAGAGAAATTACCTGCATTAGAGGAGAAGAACGAAGAATTACAGTGA
- a CDS encoding flavin reductase family protein, with translation MLSINPNEQTEKDNYKLLTGSIIPRPVAFVTSVTKDGVLNGAPYSYFNIVAANPPLISVSVQRKAGTPKDTSRNAIEKGEFVVHISDESYVEAINETAANLPPNESEIELAKLTPIESDVISVPGVKEANIRMECVLERAIPLGGTEDSPACDLLIGRVVRFHVAEHLYENGRIHAEELKPISRLAGHNYAKLGEQFELVRPV, from the coding sequence ATGTTATCCATTAATCCAAACGAGCAAACTGAAAAAGATAATTACAAATTACTTACAGGAAGTATCATTCCACGCCCTGTCGCTTTCGTTACTTCTGTAACAAAAGACGGCGTATTAAACGGGGCACCATATAGTTATTTCAATATTGTCGCTGCTAATCCACCACTTATCTCAGTTTCTGTACAACGAAAAGCAGGAACACCGAAAGATACTTCTCGAAACGCAATCGAAAAGGGCGAATTTGTCGTACATATTTCTGATGAATCTTACGTAGAAGCAATTAACGAAACAGCAGCTAACCTCCCGCCAAATGAGAGTGAAATTGAACTAGCGAAACTAACGCCAATTGAAAGTGATGTCATCTCCGTTCCAGGTGTGAAAGAAGCAAATATTCGAATGGAATGCGTACTAGAACGCGCAATTCCTCTTGGTGGAACAGAAGACTCACCAGCTTGCGATCTACTAATTGGCCGCGTCGTTCGCTTCCACGTCGCAGAACACTTATACGAAAACGGGCGCATTCACGCCGAAGAACTAAAACCAATAAGCCGCCTAGCAGGACACAACTACGCAAAACTAGGAGAACAATTTGAATTGGTGAGGCCTGTTTAA
- a CDS encoding mechanosensitive ion channel protein → MKNVYFATKADVERLHSFFGQANKKDDKINELYAQFMILEEAGEIRAVIGYEQSEEDALIRSCLFTPNVDKQTFLYFFEMFLQYMKEKNIRQLYLLTNHPQSVTIFQFFNFVIIEKEKVPEGIRQLEHFCKNIKEPNAIILNCQLFTKLSTD, encoded by the coding sequence ATGAAGAACGTGTATTTTGCTACGAAAGCAGATGTAGAAAGATTGCATTCTTTTTTCGGACAAGCTAATAAAAAAGATGATAAAATAAATGAGTTGTACGCACAATTTATGATTTTGGAAGAGGCGGGAGAAATACGAGCTGTAATTGGATATGAACAAAGTGAAGAAGATGCACTTATTCGTTCTTGTTTATTCACACCTAATGTGGATAAGCAGACTTTCTTATATTTTTTTGAAATGTTTTTGCAGTATATGAAAGAAAAAAATATTCGACAATTGTACTTACTCACAAACCATCCACAATCTGTGACAATCTTTCAGTTTTTCAACTTTGTCATTATAGAGAAAGAGAAAGTTCCAGAGGGAATTCGACAGTTAGAACACTTTTGTAAAAATATAAAAGAGCCAAATGCAATAATACTAAATTGTCAGCTATTCACAAAGTTATCCACGGATTAA
- the prmC gene encoding peptide chain release factor N(5)-glutamine methyltransferase, producing MRVYEALKWASSFLQENGRDENAGEIVLCHVLKTNRTGMLMNMREEITVEQEKSFAEFIHKHVDGTPIQYMLGYEMFYGRAFFVNEEVLIPRPETEELIVGVLERIERHFGNEELHVADIGTGSGAISITLAVENKNLHVYTVDIAQESIEVAKENAKALGAEVTFYHGDLLSPFYETGQKLDVVVSNPPYIPEEDWRGLSPVVKEHEPKRALVGGEDGLDFYRRFMEELPNVLKKKAIVAFEIGVGQGEDVKALLQQTFPHAHVEVVFDINGKDRMVFAEIE from the coding sequence ATGCGTGTCTATGAAGCCCTGAAATGGGCTTCTTCTTTTTTACAAGAAAATGGACGAGATGAGAATGCGGGAGAAATTGTCCTTTGTCATGTATTAAAGACGAACAGAACAGGAATGCTCATGAATATGCGTGAAGAAATAACTGTGGAACAAGAGAAAAGTTTTGCAGAATTTATCCACAAGCATGTAGATGGTACTCCAATCCAATATATGCTTGGGTATGAAATGTTTTATGGCCGAGCATTCTTTGTAAATGAAGAGGTATTAATACCAAGGCCAGAAACAGAGGAACTTATAGTTGGAGTCCTAGAGAGAATTGAGCGCCATTTCGGTAATGAGGAGCTTCATGTAGCGGATATTGGCACAGGTAGTGGAGCGATTTCTATTACGCTCGCTGTAGAAAATAAAAATCTTCATGTGTATACGGTAGATATTGCACAGGAATCGATTGAAGTTGCAAAAGAAAATGCAAAGGCTTTAGGAGCGGAAGTAACTTTCTATCACGGTGATTTACTGTCGCCGTTTTATGAAACTGGTCAGAAGCTAGATGTTGTTGTTTCAAATCCTCCATATATACCGGAGGAAGATTGGCGTGGTCTTTCTCCTGTTGTGAAAGAGCATGAGCCGAAAAGGGCGCTTGTTGGCGGTGAAGATGGATTAGATTTCTATCGCCGTTTTATGGAGGAATTACCAAACGTATTAAAGAAAAAGGCGATTGTGGCGTTTGAAATTGGTGTAGGGCAAGGTGAAGATGTAAAAGCATTATTACAGCAAACTTTCCCGCACGCTCATGTTGAAGTTGTCTTTGATATTAATGGAAAAGATCGCATGGTATTTGCAGAAATAGAGTAA
- a CDS encoding L-threonylcarbamoyladenylate synthase, whose translation MHTNMWVVDNVVERKKYYPQLKEAARLLRENEAVAFPTETVYGLGANAMDDEAIAKIFAAKGRPSDNPLIVHIGTKSQLDGIVREIPPVAEKLMEHFWPGPLTIILPRKEGISERVTAGLNTVGVRMPDHPVALALIEEANVPVAAPSANRSGRPSPTLASHVYEDLNGKIAGIVDGGATGVGVESTVIDCTSEVPTILRPGGITKEQLEAVIGNVSLDPALKDEKEKPKSPGMKYTHYAPKAPLSIVEGSREFIQCIVDEKKKEGFKVGVLTTEEYQHVYSADVVLSCGMRSDLASVATKLYDVLRTFDASEVDVIFSESFPNEGIGNAIMNRLTKAAGHHIITE comes from the coding sequence ATGCATACAAATATGTGGGTTGTGGATAATGTTGTGGAAAGAAAAAAATATTATCCACAATTAAAAGAAGCAGCAAGATTATTAAGAGAAAATGAAGCGGTGGCATTCCCGACAGAAACGGTATATGGGTTAGGAGCAAACGCAATGGACGATGAAGCGATAGCGAAAATTTTTGCGGCGAAAGGGAGACCGAGTGATAATCCACTGATTGTCCACATAGGAACAAAATCTCAGTTAGATGGTATTGTAAGAGAAATTCCACCGGTTGCAGAAAAGTTAATGGAGCATTTTTGGCCAGGACCATTAACAATCATTTTACCGAGAAAAGAAGGGATTTCAGAGCGGGTTACGGCGGGACTTAATACGGTCGGAGTAAGGATGCCAGATCATCCAGTAGCGCTCGCTCTTATTGAAGAAGCAAACGTGCCTGTTGCAGCACCGAGTGCGAATCGTTCTGGACGCCCAAGTCCAACATTAGCTTCTCATGTGTATGAAGATTTAAACGGGAAAATTGCGGGTATCGTTGATGGTGGGGCGACAGGAGTAGGCGTTGAATCAACTGTAATTGATTGTACGAGCGAAGTTCCGACGATTCTACGTCCTGGTGGGATTACGAAGGAACAATTGGAAGCAGTAATAGGAAATGTTTCTTTAGATCCAGCTTTAAAGGATGAGAAAGAAAAACCGAAATCGCCTGGAATGAAATATACACATTATGCACCGAAAGCGCCACTTAGTATTGTTGAAGGATCCCGTGAGTTTATTCAGTGTATTGTGGATGAGAAAAAGAAAGAAGGGTTTAAAGTAGGTGTATTAACGACCGAAGAGTATCAACATGTATATAGTGCTGATGTTGTATTATCTTGTGGTATGCGAAGTGATTTAGCTAGCGTTGCGACTAAATTATATGATGTGCTTAGAACGTTTGATGCAAGTGAAGTAGATGTTATCTTTAGTGAATCATTCCCGAATGAAGGAATAGGAAATGCAATTATGAATCGTTTAACAAAAGCGGCGGGACATCATATTATCACTGAATGA
- a CDS encoding DoxX family protein: MMDFGLLIIRLIIGITFMGHGAQKLFGWFGGYGLKGTGGWMESIGLRPGVFMAFMAGATELLGGFLFASGIFTAVGSLFIVGTMLMAIFTVHGENGYWVTQNGYEYNLMLIAVAVGVALIGPGAYVLL; encoded by the coding sequence ATGATGGATTTCGGTCTTCTTATTATTCGTCTTATTATAGGTATTACATTCATGGGTCATGGTGCTCAAAAATTATTTGGTTGGTTCGGTGGTTACGGTTTAAAAGGAACAGGTGGCTGGATGGAATCAATCGGGTTACGCCCTGGTGTATTCATGGCATTTATGGCTGGCGCAACTGAATTATTAGGTGGCTTCTTATTCGCATCAGGTATTTTCACTGCAGTTGGTTCATTATTTATCGTCGGAACGATGTTAATGGCAATCTTCACTGTTCACGGAGAAAATGGTTACTGGGTAACACAAAACGGATATGAGTATAATTTAATGTTAATCGCTGTTGCTGTTGGTGTAGCTTTAATCGGACCTGGCGCATACGTTTTACTTTAA
- the prfA gene encoding peptide chain release factor 1, protein MLDRLQAVEDRYEKLNELLSDPEVISDTNKLREYSKEQSDIQETVEVYREYKDAREQLKDAKAMLEDKLDADMRDMVKEEVSELEGQEKTLSERLKILLVPKDPNDDKNVIVEVRGAAGGDEAALFAGDLYRMYSRYAEVQGWKTEIIEASYTELGGYKEIIFMINGKGAFAKLKFENGAHRVQRVPETESGGRIHTSTATVAVLPEAEEVEINIHEKDVRVDTFASSGPGGQSVNTTMSAVRLTHLPTGVVVSCQDEKSQIKNKEKAMKVLRARVYDKFRQEAQAEYDQNRKQAVGTGDRSERIRTYNFPQNRVTDHRIGLTIQKLDQILQGKLDDFINALVMEDQAQKMEAAE, encoded by the coding sequence GTGTTAGATCGTTTGCAAGCTGTAGAAGATCGTTATGAGAAGTTAAATGAATTGTTAAGTGACCCAGAGGTTATTAGCGATACAAATAAGCTTCGTGAGTATTCAAAGGAACAATCTGATATACAAGAAACGGTAGAGGTGTACCGTGAGTATAAAGATGCTCGTGAGCAGTTAAAAGATGCGAAAGCAATGTTAGAAGACAAGTTAGATGCTGATATGCGTGACATGGTAAAAGAGGAAGTTTCTGAATTAGAGGGTCAAGAGAAGACTTTATCAGAGCGTCTGAAAATTTTACTTGTTCCAAAAGACCCTAATGATGATAAAAACGTTATCGTTGAGGTTCGTGGTGCTGCTGGTGGTGACGAGGCAGCTTTATTTGCTGGTGATTTATATCGTATGTATAGCCGTTATGCTGAGGTGCAAGGTTGGAAAACTGAAATTATCGAAGCGAGCTATACAGAGTTAGGTGGATATAAAGAGATTATCTTTATGATTAACGGTAAAGGTGCTTTCGCGAAGCTGAAATTCGAGAATGGTGCTCACCGTGTACAACGTGTTCCTGAAACGGAATCTGGTGGACGTATTCATACATCTACAGCAACTGTAGCTGTATTACCAGAGGCAGAAGAAGTAGAAATTAATATTCATGAAAAAGATGTTCGTGTTGATACATTTGCTTCTAGTGGTCCTGGTGGACAGAGTGTTAATACAACGATGTCAGCGGTACGTTTAACGCATTTACCGACTGGTGTAGTTGTATCTTGTCAGGATGAGAAATCACAGATCAAGAATAAAGAAAAAGCAATGAAAGTATTACGTGCACGTGTTTATGATAAATTCAGACAAGAAGCGCAAGCTGAGTACGATCAAAACCGTAAACAAGCTGTTGGTACGGGAGACCGTTCAGAGCGTATCCGTACGTATAACTTCCCGCAAAACCGTGTTACTGACCATCGAATCGGCTTAACGATTCAAAAGCTAGATCAAATCCTACAAGGTAAGTTAGATGATTTCATCAATGCCTTAGTGATGGAAGATCAGGCGCAAAAGATGGAGGCAGCTGAGTAA
- a CDS encoding thymidine kinase codes for MYLMNQNGWIEVICGSMFSGKSEELIRRIRRTQFAKQNAIVFKPCIDNRYSEEDVVSHNGLKVKAVPVSASKDIFNHVTEEMDVIAIDEVQFFDGDIVEVVQVLANRGYRVIVAGLDQDFRGLPFGQVPQLMAIAEHVTKLQAVCSACGSPASRTQRLIDGEPAAFDDPIILVGASESYEPRCRHCHAVPTKQR; via the coding sequence ATGTACTTAATGAACCAAAATGGTTGGATTGAAGTGATTTGCGGGAGTATGTTTTCTGGAAAATCAGAAGAGCTCATCCGCCGTATACGCCGTACGCAATTTGCGAAACAAAATGCGATTGTATTTAAACCATGTATTGATAATCGTTATAGTGAAGAAGATGTTGTATCACATAATGGATTAAAGGTTAAAGCAGTTCCTGTTTCAGCTTCAAAGGATATATTTAACCATGTAACAGAAGAAATGGATGTTATTGCAATCGATGAGGTACAATTTTTTGATGGGGACATTGTGGAAGTGGTGCAAGTATTGGCAAATCGTGGCTATCGTGTCATTGTAGCTGGATTAGACCAAGATTTCCGTGGTCTACCATTTGGACAAGTTCCTCAGCTGATGGCGATTGCTGAACATGTAACTAAATTGCAGGCAGTTTGTTCTGCATGTGGATCTCCTGCAAGTCGTACGCAACGTTTAATCGATGGAGAACCAGCGGCATTTGATGATCCAATTATTTTAGTTGGGGCTTCAGAATCGTATGAACCACGTTGTCGTCATTGTCATGCAGTACCTACAAAACAAAGATAA
- a CDS encoding type B 50S ribosomal protein L31, which translates to MKAGIHPNYNKVVFMDTNTGFKFLSGSTKGSSETVEWEDGNTYPLLKIEISSDSHPFYTGRQKFATADGRVDRFNKKYGIK; encoded by the coding sequence ATGAAAGCAGGAATCCATCCAAATTACAATAAAGTTGTATTTATGGACACGAACACAGGCTTCAAATTCTTAAGCGGGTCTACTAAAGGCTCTAGCGAAACTGTTGAGTGGGAAGATGGTAACACTTATCCATTACTAAAAATTGAGATCAGTTCTGATTCTCACCCATTCTACACTGGACGTCAGAAGTTTGCTACTGCAGACGGACGTGTTGACCGCTTCAATAAGAAATACGGCATCAAGTAA